A single Maridesulfovibrio frigidus DSM 17176 DNA region contains:
- a CDS encoding hybrid sensor histidine kinase/response regulator — translation MFKIDKVQTRISIQIILISVLAFIISGAYDYSSMRKNMLEELNHKADGLIERLSESLIPPLWNVDQSAINRIILSEMNDKRIKAIIVTEDNGKTVFAGKTRNKDWDIIEFTAWPRGDFIKRRAPITVLKQPIGTVEIFLSQRFIQEELYNSILQSLFRTMLLVVLLMVTTFVAMRKILITPIIKLSKTARQISVDKNYSARVDFKCQGEMATLVKDFNHMLQQIEEQDLTLKENREQLKQKIQQSNKNLANSYEELKSINSELELAKDEAEAASRSKSQFMANVSHEIRTPMNAIIGMADLTLATDVTPKQNDFLKIIVTSGQVLLRLINDILDFSKMEAGKLELEEVNFDLHQLIDDIADLFVEQMIASKTELVINIMPDVPRRIMTDPVRLRQVLANLTANAFKFTHEGKITITIKAGIIADGRTELLFSVKDTGIGIAKKVQPDLFKAFRQADGSTTRKYGGTGLGLTISKRIVDMMGGEIWVKSKLDEGSSFFFTLYPQLVPNAQPINYTLPAELQNQPVLIIDDNQAVRAVLEKYLQQFGFISESSSSAEEGIRMMKLKKSTPYKFILMDLNLPKMKGDEAAKEIRKDYSNDELPIIMITATDINKATEKAKKVGITKVLGKPLKQTILFETILNIFGHDSDVKQISEPILYNELMFKGFKALLVEDNPINRQVAIQILKTTGLTIESAVDGLEAVKMVAENSYDIVLMDIQMPIMDGYEATKAIRTELKLNDLPIVAMTAHAMRGDKEKCLQAGMNDYIPKPIDKNQMMSTIKAHLLPLPSAVKDNSAPKPETRTTNTEEEDLSKYQQLDIKEALERIGGDMDILISILNNFNTYNSNFVSKLSPMLENNELKEAGDLAHNLKGSAANLSAVALSKAALRLERSCRENQEENASSALNEVGLELDLLKEDIVALTQNLS, via the coding sequence TTGTTTAAAATAGACAAAGTTCAAACACGAATAAGTATACAGATTATACTGATTTCAGTGCTAGCTTTCATAATCTCCGGTGCTTACGATTATTCATCCATGCGCAAAAACATGCTTGAAGAGCTGAATCACAAAGCAGACGGCCTTATTGAAAGACTATCTGAATCATTGATTCCTCCTCTTTGGAATGTTGATCAATCCGCTATAAACAGAATTATTTTATCCGAGATGAATGATAAAAGAATAAAAGCAATAATTGTAACTGAAGATAATGGAAAAACCGTTTTTGCTGGAAAAACACGTAATAAGGACTGGGATATAATTGAGTTTACGGCATGGCCCCGTGGAGATTTTATTAAACGCAGAGCCCCGATTACGGTATTAAAACAGCCGATTGGGACAGTTGAAATTTTCTTAAGTCAAAGATTTATTCAAGAAGAATTATACAACTCAATATTACAATCTCTTTTTAGAACTATGCTGCTTGTTGTTCTCCTTATGGTGACCACTTTTGTCGCCATGCGGAAGATTCTTATTACCCCTATTATCAAACTATCAAAAACAGCCCGGCAAATTTCCGTTGATAAAAACTACAGCGCTAGGGTTGATTTTAAATGCCAGGGCGAAATGGCTACTCTGGTTAAAGACTTTAACCACATGCTTCAACAGATTGAAGAACAGGATTTGACACTTAAAGAGAATCGAGAACAACTTAAGCAGAAAATACAACAGAGTAATAAAAATTTAGCTAACAGTTATGAAGAACTAAAAAGTATTAACTCAGAACTTGAACTTGCCAAAGATGAAGCGGAAGCAGCGTCTCGCTCCAAAAGTCAATTTATGGCCAATGTAAGCCATGAAATCAGAACTCCTATGAATGCCATTATCGGTATGGCTGACCTGACTCTCGCAACAGATGTTACACCTAAGCAAAATGATTTTTTAAAAATTATAGTCACTTCAGGACAAGTTCTCCTCAGACTTATTAATGACATTTTAGACTTTTCTAAAATGGAAGCCGGGAAACTTGAGCTTGAAGAGGTCAATTTTGATCTCCATCAATTGATTGATGACATAGCCGATCTTTTTGTTGAACAGATGATCGCTTCTAAAACAGAGCTTGTTATTAACATCATGCCAGACGTTCCCAGAAGAATAATGACGGACCCTGTCAGGTTACGACAAGTTCTAGCAAACCTTACCGCAAATGCCTTTAAATTTACCCATGAAGGCAAAATAACTATTACGATTAAAGCTGGGATAATTGCAGACGGACGAACAGAGCTTCTCTTTTCCGTAAAAGACACTGGAATAGGAATAGCAAAAAAGGTGCAACCGGATCTGTTTAAGGCTTTTAGACAGGCAGACGGGTCAACTACCAGAAAGTATGGCGGAACAGGCCTCGGGTTGACCATATCCAAAAGAATTGTAGATATGATGGGCGGAGAGATCTGGGTTAAAAGTAAACTGGATGAAGGAAGTTCATTTTTCTTCACGCTCTATCCACAGCTGGTTCCCAATGCCCAGCCGATAAACTACACACTACCCGCTGAACTTCAAAATCAGCCAGTACTTATAATTGATGACAATCAAGCTGTACGGGCCGTACTGGAAAAATATCTACAGCAATTCGGTTTTATCTCCGAAAGCAGCTCTTCTGCCGAAGAAGGCATTAGAATGATGAAACTAAAGAAAAGTACTCCATATAAATTCATACTAATGGATTTAAATCTTCCGAAAATGAAAGGAGATGAGGCGGCTAAAGAAATAAGAAAGGATTATTCCAATGATGAACTACCTATTATTATGATCACTGCAACAGACATTAATAAGGCAACCGAAAAAGCTAAAAAAGTAGGCATAACAAAAGTTCTAGGAAAGCCTCTGAAACAAACGATCCTTTTTGAAACTATTTTAAATATATTCGGGCATGATAGTGACGTAAAGCAGATTAGTGAACCGATCCTCTACAATGAATTGATGTTTAAAGGTTTTAAAGCCTTGCTCGTGGAAGACAACCCCATAAACCGACAAGTTGCAATTCAGATTTTAAAAACTACAGGTCTGACAATTGAGTCCGCAGTTGACGGCCTTGAAGCTGTAAAAATGGTCGCAGAAAACAGCTACGACATTGTCCTTATGGATATCCAAATGCCTATTATGGATGGATATGAAGCGACCAAAGCTATACGTACCGAATTGAAATTGAATGACCTGCCGATCGTAGCAATGACAGCCCATGCCATGCGCGGAGATAAAGAAAAATGCTTACAAGCAGGCATGAACGATTACATACCTAAACCCATAGATAAAAATCAAATGATGAGCACCATCAAAGCTCACCTGTTGCCCCTACCTTCCGCGGTAAAAGATAACTCAGCTCCCAAGCCTGAAACAAGGACTACCAATACTGAAGAAGAGGATTTATCCAAATATCAGCAGTTGGACATCAAAGAGGCTTTAGAGCGAATAGGTGGAGACATGGATATCTTAATCAGTATCCTCAATAACTTTAACACCTACAACTCAAATTTCGTAAGTAAACTAAGCCCCATGCTTGAAAATAATGAACTAAAAGAAGCGGGAGATCTAGCTCACAACCTCAAAGGATCAGCTGCAAACCTATCGGCAGTTGCCCTTTCTAAAGCAGCGTTAAGACTTGAAAGATCGTGCAGGGAGAATCAGGAGGAAAATGCATCCTCAGCTTTAAACGAAGTAGGTCTAGAGTTGGACTTGTTAAAAGAAGATATTGTTGCCCTCACTCAAAACCTTTCTTGA
- a CDS encoding NAD+ synthase, whose amino-acid sequence MKIALLQLNLTVGDLEGNIKLILDGVDYAAERGAKICVTSELAITGYPPRDLLLNSDFVTRCRDAVAELSRKIPEDVALIAGGVDLNHDGTGNPLRNAAWLIERGAVPRVFYKWLLPTYDVFDEQRYFEPSEEVNFFEFDGIKMGVTICEDVWNDRKSGGDGPRYGRNPLSEIMGNKPDVLINLSASPFNIGKQLVREKMLSAIASKYKVPVVYANQVGGNDDLVFDGRSCAFNSDGKLTARGKGFRSDIVIVDVKSGVGKVEEDDFCEESEAWNAMVLGLRDYLGKTGFKKVVLGLSGGIDSALTAAVAAEALGPENVLGVLMPSPYSSKGSVDDSLALVENLGIKSTTIPIHDLMGTFEQALAHSFEGLPENVAEENIQSRIRGNLVMAISNKMGALLITTGNKSELAVGYCTIYGDMAGGLAVISDLYKTLVFRVCRWLNEQGMGEVIPVATIEKPPSAELRPDQKDEDSLPPYEVLDRIIELRVEHHMSETEILRETGFDPEIVTAVLRLIKISEFKRKQAAPGLKITSRAFGTGWRMPIACRFTG is encoded by the coding sequence ATGAAAATAGCTTTGCTACAGCTGAATTTGACGGTTGGGGACCTTGAAGGGAATATCAAGCTCATTCTTGATGGGGTAGATTATGCTGCGGAGCGCGGCGCAAAAATTTGTGTAACTTCCGAGCTTGCTATTACCGGCTATCCCCCTCGGGATCTACTGCTTAATTCTGATTTTGTGACGCGGTGCAGAGATGCTGTTGCTGAGCTGTCACGCAAGATTCCTGAAGATGTTGCCTTGATTGCAGGTGGTGTCGATCTTAACCATGATGGAACTGGTAACCCTTTACGCAATGCCGCGTGGTTAATTGAGCGTGGAGCTGTGCCTCGGGTGTTTTATAAGTGGTTGTTGCCAACCTATGATGTTTTTGATGAACAAAGATATTTCGAGCCTTCTGAAGAAGTTAATTTTTTTGAATTTGATGGCATTAAGATGGGCGTGACCATTTGCGAAGATGTATGGAATGATCGCAAGAGTGGTGGAGATGGTCCGCGCTATGGAAGAAATCCTCTATCTGAAATAATGGGCAATAAGCCTGATGTTCTGATTAATCTTTCTGCCTCTCCGTTTAATATAGGAAAGCAGCTAGTTCGTGAAAAGATGCTTTCAGCTATCGCTTCAAAGTATAAAGTGCCTGTTGTGTACGCAAATCAGGTGGGCGGTAATGATGATCTCGTCTTTGATGGCAGAAGCTGTGCCTTTAACAGTGATGGCAAACTTACTGCTCGTGGTAAGGGGTTCCGTTCCGATATCGTTATTGTAGATGTTAAGAGCGGAGTCGGAAAAGTAGAGGAAGATGATTTTTGTGAGGAGTCGGAAGCTTGGAATGCTATGGTGCTCGGGCTTCGCGATTATCTGGGGAAAACTGGCTTCAAAAAGGTGGTTCTGGGACTTTCCGGCGGGATTGATTCAGCCTTAACTGCCGCTGTTGCTGCTGAAGCTCTGGGGCCTGAAAATGTTCTGGGAGTGCTAATGCCTTCTCCATATTCCAGCAAGGGGAGTGTTGATGATTCGTTAGCTCTCGTGGAAAATTTGGGCATTAAATCAACGACTATTCCGATACATGATCTTATGGGTACTTTCGAGCAGGCGCTAGCTCATTCATTTGAAGGGTTGCCTGAAAATGTTGCAGAAGAAAATATTCAGTCCCGAATACGTGGAAATCTTGTGATGGCTATTTCCAATAAGATGGGCGCTTTGCTTATTACTACTGGCAATAAGAGCGAACTTGCTGTTGGTTATTGTACTATTTACGGAGATATGGCTGGTGGGTTGGCTGTTATTTCGGACCTTTATAAAACGCTCGTTTTTAGAGTTTGCAGATGGCTGAACGAACAGGGGATGGGCGAAGTCATACCCGTTGCTACCATCGAGAAACCGCCTTCCGCAGAGCTTCGTCCAGACCAGAAGGATGAGGATTCGCTGCCTCCATATGAAGTATTAGACCGCATTATTGAACTTAGAGTTGAGCACCATATGTCTGAGACGGAAATTTTAAGAGAAACAGGCTTCGATCCTGAGATTGTAACAGCTGTTTTAAGGCTGATTAAAATTTCAGAGTTTAAACGCAAGCAGGCCGCTCCGGGGCTAAAAATAACATCCAGAGCTTTTGGCACTGGGTGGAGAATGCCGATTGCTTGCCGCTTTACGGGCTAG
- a CDS encoding response regulator has translation MPLSKRNILIVDEEKSQLETLKKMLHPMHDKWTIHPAESSEEALELLEIQPFDIVIADFNINGFPDGTLLTEIKKSQPGAIRFIYSNRKDADNSMEYAMLAHQFISKPCSSDELISAIKRSLTLKNIFLNEKVSKAITSIDELPSMPDLYIKLEKELKSEEASIHKIGKLISEDLGMTVGILKLVNSSFFGLYANISSPEKAVSLLGIDTIKGLVLGMHLFESNKNSSIDFSIDELGKHCQYTGLIARMIAKAEGGDNDISENAFLAGFLHDIGKLILASSFPCEYTEILNNVRSENIPIKDVEKEIFGFTHAEVGAYLLALWGFDESVVEAVYCHHDLSQSKEKGFTPAVAVHVANTFEHELHLRNEEYAPHVLNADWLEQNGFSEKLIHWLELCAEQVEESNGS, from the coding sequence ATGCCACTATCTAAGAGAAATATCCTCATTGTAGACGAAGAAAAATCACAACTTGAAACTTTGAAAAAAATGCTCCACCCCATGCACGACAAGTGGACAATACACCCCGCGGAGTCCTCCGAGGAAGCATTGGAGTTGCTCGAAATTCAACCCTTCGATATAGTAATCGCTGATTTCAATATCAATGGATTTCCTGACGGTACTCTTCTAACAGAAATAAAAAAAAGCCAGCCTGGAGCTATCCGTTTTATTTATTCAAACCGTAAAGATGCAGATAACTCCATGGAATATGCCATGTTGGCGCATCAGTTCATAAGCAAGCCATGTTCTTCAGATGAACTAATCAGCGCAATAAAACGAAGTCTCACGTTAAAAAACATTTTTTTGAACGAAAAGGTTTCGAAAGCAATCACATCAATTGATGAACTTCCGAGCATGCCGGACCTATATATCAAACTAGAAAAAGAACTGAAAAGCGAAGAGGCTTCAATACATAAGATCGGCAAGCTTATCAGCGAAGATTTAGGAATGACCGTTGGAATACTCAAGCTGGTGAACTCATCCTTTTTCGGACTTTATGCCAACATATCAAGTCCTGAAAAAGCGGTCTCGCTACTTGGAATAGATACAATCAAAGGGCTGGTACTTGGAATGCACCTCTTTGAATCCAACAAAAATAGCAGCATAGATTTTTCAATTGACGAACTTGGAAAGCATTGCCAGTACACAGGGCTAATAGCACGTATGATAGCTAAGGCCGAAGGTGGCGATAACGATATCTCTGAAAACGCTTTCCTTGCCGGATTTCTACACGACATAGGCAAATTGATCCTCGCTTCGTCTTTTCCATGCGAATACACTGAAATTCTTAATAATGTGCGAAGTGAGAACATCCCCATTAAAGACGTCGAAAAAGAGATTTTCGGATTCACCCATGCCGAGGTTGGAGCATACCTGCTAGCCTTATGGGGGTTTGATGAATCTGTAGTCGAAGCAGTGTACTGCCACCACGATCTTTCTCAATCAAAAGAAAAAGGATTCACTCCAGCAGTAGCCGTTCATGTGGCAAACACCTTCGAACATGAACTACACCTCCGCAATGAAGAATATGCCCCTCATGTTCTCAATGCGGACTGGCTGGAGCAAAACGGATTTTCAGAAAAACTTATTCATTGGCTCGAACTATGCGCAGAGCAAGTTGAAGAATCCAATGGGAGCTGA
- a CDS encoding ArnT family glycosyltransferase: protein MNNKSSLIWDFMEKNPWISVLILLALQSMFTMDYRSLWFSDEVRYAEVYHQMKDAGHWLVMYLNGVAYPDKPPVYFWFLSLIDTVTPADGISVFFLGSALSAGIFLASTVALAKTLGCGRKTTLATGLVLITNIFFIGIAHYSRMDLLFASFIIWTNICLFKAFHSNNAPRWILSAFALMGIATLTKGPLGIVFPLLTAVCYLFWKQKLSMLRSKAVLKGAGILAAILLAWVVGAIIVDGTEFIHNIFYKQIYQRAVSSFHHEEPFQYYLVAFPLAWLPWTMAIFAVPLKIMCNMEYWRGLTTHRKSTENDGRDWAWIMFISGFVMLTCLSIKVLIYILPLFAPLAILTARGLMGEGDAPPVINSKKLWIAIACIYLLLAVATPFAEILFPFDFALQGLSFTVLILGLGGLALLATRNSGKKMGLLIMATTMTLWIQPLALQTLPSLDPLMSPRMTGEIMKEYVEQGSYPLAHKIYSGIFSYYAGTNIHETSDFAEIERILEEQDKVILVMQRKYFDRWENRPDNVEIINEQFISDRPYVLLSK from the coding sequence ATGAATAATAAATCATCCCTTATATGGGATTTCATGGAAAAGAATCCATGGATCAGCGTGCTGATACTTCTTGCTTTACAATCTATGTTCACAATGGACTACCGCTCGCTCTGGTTTTCAGACGAGGTCCGCTACGCAGAAGTATACCATCAGATGAAAGATGCCGGTCACTGGCTGGTTATGTACCTTAATGGAGTCGCATACCCAGACAAACCTCCTGTATATTTCTGGTTCCTGTCACTGATAGACACTGTTACTCCGGCAGACGGCATAAGCGTGTTCTTCCTAGGTTCAGCACTCTCAGCGGGAATATTCCTAGCATCTACGGTAGCTTTAGCTAAGACTCTCGGCTGCGGACGCAAAACGACCCTCGCAACCGGACTTGTGCTGATTACCAACATTTTCTTCATAGGTATTGCGCATTATTCACGCATGGATCTGCTTTTTGCCAGTTTCATAATCTGGACAAACATTTGCCTATTCAAGGCTTTTCATTCAAACAACGCGCCGCGCTGGATTCTTTCCGCCTTCGCTCTTATGGGCATAGCTACACTGACAAAAGGTCCGCTCGGCATAGTCTTTCCGCTGCTTACGGCTGTGTGTTACCTTTTCTGGAAGCAGAAACTAAGCATGCTTCGCAGTAAGGCTGTATTGAAAGGAGCTGGAATCCTTGCCGCAATATTATTAGCATGGGTAGTTGGCGCAATAATTGTCGACGGTACCGAATTCATTCATAATATTTTCTACAAACAAATATACCAAAGGGCTGTAAGCTCTTTCCATCATGAAGAGCCTTTCCAGTATTACCTGGTAGCCTTTCCGTTAGCGTGGCTTCCGTGGACTATGGCTATATTCGCTGTTCCACTAAAAATAATGTGTAATATGGAATACTGGCGAGGACTTACCACTCATAGAAAAAGCACTGAAAACGATGGTAGGGACTGGGCATGGATAATGTTCATCAGCGGCTTTGTAATGCTGACCTGCCTTAGCATCAAAGTGCTTATCTACATCCTTCCGCTATTTGCACCTCTTGCGATTCTCACAGCCAGAGGACTTATGGGAGAAGGAGATGCACCTCCCGTTATTAATTCAAAAAAATTATGGATAGCTATCGCATGCATTTACCTGCTTCTTGCTGTAGCCACTCCATTTGCTGAAATACTGTTCCCGTTTGATTTTGCACTGCAAGGACTTTCATTCACCGTTTTAATTTTAGGATTAGGTGGACTGGCCCTGCTTGCTACCAGAAATTCCGGCAAAAAAATGGGTCTACTTATCATGGCCACAACCATGACTCTGTGGATTCAGCCCTTAGCGCTACAAACACTGCCTTCACTTGATCCCCTCATGAGCCCGCGCATGACCGGTGAAATAATGAAAGAATATGTGGAACAAGGCAGCTACCCGCTTGCACATAAAATATACTCCGGCATTTTCTCCTACTATGCAGGAACAAATATTCACGAAACAAGCGATTTCGCTGAGATCGAAAGGATTCTTGAAGAACAGGATAAAGTTATCCTAGTAATGCAGAGAAAATACTTTGACCGCTGGGAAAATCGTCCCGACAATGTAGAAATAATCAATGAACAGTTCATTTCTGATCGTCCCTACGTTCTTCTCAGCAAGTAA
- a CDS encoding phosphatase PAP2 family protein — translation MTRFIHRYSSICHFILASLPLLVALALMFCIFGSEAAITEWCRAHALANPDYKSIAKIITDWGNAIFYPVYLWFLITGIRQRKKSRLRFALVFLAVQLVVSLITVRFLKIAIGRPRPGEGLLFEPFSTRGAYNSLPSGHTCEIYGASLPLVLRYRTLLLTLLLGLFAAAVALSRVYLTWHHPSDVFFGWMLGSVAGFATHLFSKEN, via the coding sequence GTGACAAGATTCATTCATAGATATTCCAGCATATGCCATTTCATACTGGCATCACTACCGCTCTTGGTTGCCCTTGCGCTGATGTTCTGCATCTTCGGAAGTGAGGCCGCAATTACAGAATGGTGCAGGGCTCACGCTTTAGCTAACCCTGATTATAAATCCATCGCGAAAATAATTACGGATTGGGGCAACGCAATATTTTATCCTGTCTACTTGTGGTTTTTAATCACAGGCATCCGGCAAAGAAAGAAATCAAGACTCAGATTTGCGCTTGTATTTTTGGCGGTGCAACTTGTTGTCAGCCTGATTACCGTACGATTTTTAAAAATAGCGATAGGACGACCACGCCCGGGAGAAGGGTTGCTTTTTGAACCGTTCTCTACTCGCGGGGCTTATAACTCGCTCCCATCCGGACATACCTGCGAAATTTACGGGGCATCACTGCCTCTTGTTCTAAGATACCGAACCTTGCTGCTAACCTTGCTATTAGGTTTATTTGCAGCAGCTGTGGCGCTAAGCCGCGTATATCTCACATGGCATCACCCGAGTGATGTTTTCTTCGGCTGGATGCTAGGCTCGGTTGCGGGCTTCGCTACTCACCTTTTTTCAAAAGAGAATTAA
- a CDS encoding sulfotransferase family 2 domain-containing protein has protein sequence MKAFVDSYKNSGELCSTPIINVSEIGNFANCEVIIASMYYDDIAKLLIKKGRDDFYVYNESSRWNELCKFFCSIDVKKLCIIDKLHISKYKSTYYIFNTGLNVGKEAVFNELGINGLSEATVACTNVYDDMYREAFREYKKGEFTDICIVDYGGKDYYLADLARHIISEYNENVLIYKIPARLKLCFIEESKKLLYINIPKAGGTSTRAIFDQISNLAEKELPNSVYKNFDNCVNVSNPFFDNYMKFTVVRNPYLRLASLYASILREGRSFHMRPFFEKKFKPLDFAKFCKFVANCPDEFSDPHFKSQTSYLSTSEGLIKDIFLVRLENYDEEMKAIFAEVGEEIDVPHKNRARPNKCNYIYDYYTPELIKIVNERYKEDFINLGYDFL, from the coding sequence GTGAAGGCTTTTGTTGATAGCTATAAAAATTCTGGAGAACTTTGTTCTACACCTATTATAAATGTTTCAGAAATTGGAAATTTTGCTAACTGTGAGGTGATTATTGCCTCAATGTATTATGATGATATTGCGAAATTACTAATAAAAAAAGGGAGAGATGATTTTTATGTCTATAACGAAAGTTCCAGGTGGAATGAACTGTGTAAATTTTTTTGTTCGATTGATGTTAAAAAACTTTGTATAATAGATAAGCTACATATATCTAAATATAAATCCACATACTACATTTTTAATACGGGGCTAAACGTAGGAAAAGAGGCCGTTTTTAATGAGCTAGGCATAAATGGTCTTTCTGAAGCAACAGTCGCATGCACTAATGTTTATGATGATATGTATCGCGAAGCTTTTAGAGAATACAAAAAAGGTGAATTTACAGATATATGTATAGTTGATTATGGGGGTAAAGATTATTACTTGGCTGACCTAGCAAGGCATATCATTTCAGAATATAATGAAAATGTGTTAATATATAAGATTCCAGCCAGATTAAAGCTTTGTTTTATAGAAGAAAGTAAGAAGTTGTTGTATATAAATATTCCAAAGGCTGGCGGGACTAGTACTCGAGCTATTTTTGATCAAATTTCGAATCTAGCCGAGAAAGAACTGCCGAATAGCGTGTATAAAAATTTTGATAATTGTGTTAACGTTTCAAATCCTTTTTTTGATAATTATATGAAGTTTACTGTAGTTAGAAATCCATATTTAAGGTTAGCTTCCTTGTATGCAAGTATACTGCGTGAAGGGAGAAGCTTTCATATGAGGCCTTTTTTTGAAAAAAAATTTAAGCCATTGGATTTTGCTAAATTTTGTAAATTCGTTGCAAATTGCCCTGACGAATTTTCAGATCCTCACTTTAAGTCTCAAACAAGCTATTTGAGTACGTCAGAAGGCTTAATTAAAGATATTTTTTTGGTACGTTTGGAAAATTATGATGAAGAAATGAAAGCTATCTTTGCTGAGGTTGGCGAAGAAATCGATGTTCCACATAAAAATAGAGCTAGACCTAACAAATGTAATTATATTTATGATTATTATACGCCGGAGCTTATAAAGATTGTGAATGAACGCTATAAGGAAGATTTTATTAATTTGGGGTATGATTTTTTGTAG
- a CDS encoding sulfotransferase family 2 domain-containing protein, producing MNYPTISGFNKIEHGSDIIIYGTGLGAKSLFLEIKKRRKDLHVKAFVDSYKDSGELFSIPIINVLEIKSFAKCEVIIASMYYDDIGKSLIKNGREVFYVYRETSRWNELYDSFCSINLKKLCIVDKLPISKSIYYVFNLGIDVEKDVVFNELDINGLSEGSFSYTNADDGMNYEAFREYNKDEFTEICIVDFGGEADYLADLARHIISEYNENVLIYKIPARLKLCFIEESKKLLYIKMPKTGGTSTANIFDQISNRVEKELPNRVYKDVANCVDASSPFFDEYKKFTVVRNPYLRLASLYAHLIRSEESFHVAHVFRKKLKSFDFATFCKFVATCPDEFSEIHFKSQTSYLSTSEGLIKDLYLVRLENYENEMKVLFADVGEEIDVPHKNRSRPKKGNYLSDYYTPELIKIVNERYEEDFINFGYEFL from the coding sequence GTGAATTATCCAACTATCTCAGGGTTTAATAAGATTGAACACGGTTCAGATATCATTATATATGGAACAGGGTTAGGCGCGAAGAGTTTGTTTTTAGAAATAAAAAAACGTCGTAAAGATCTGCATGTGAAGGCTTTTGTTGATAGCTATAAAGATTCGGGAGAACTTTTTTCTATACCTATTATAAATGTTTTAGAAATTAAAAGTTTTGCTAAATGTGAGGTTATTATTGCCTCAATGTATTATGATGATATTGGAAAATCTTTAATAAAAAATGGGAGAGAGGTTTTTTATGTTTATAGGGAAACTTCTAGGTGGAATGAATTGTATGATTCTTTTTGTTCGATTAATCTCAAAAAGCTTTGCATCGTAGATAAGCTACCTATATCTAAATCCATATATTATGTTTTTAATCTTGGGATAGACGTAGAAAAAGATGTAGTTTTTAATGAACTAGATATAAATGGACTTTCTGAAGGATCATTCTCGTATACTAATGCTGACGATGGTATGAATTATGAGGCATTTAGGGAGTACAATAAAGATGAATTTACAGAGATATGTATAGTTGATTTTGGGGGCGAAGCTGATTATTTGGCTGATTTAGCAAGGCATATCATTTCAGAATATAATGAAAATGTGTTAATATATAAGATTCCAGCCAGATTAAAGCTTTGTTTTATAGAAGAAAGTAAGAAGTTGTTGTATATAAAAATGCCAAAGACTGGCGGAACTAGCACTGCAAATATCTTTGATCAAATTTCTAATCGGGTCGAGAAAGAACTGCCGAATCGCGTGTATAAGGATGTTGCTAATTGTGTTGACGCTTCAAGTCCCTTTTTTGATGAGTATAAGAAATTTACTGTCGTTAGAAATCCTTATTTAAGGTTAGCTTCTTTATATGCTCATTTAATACGTTCGGAGGAAAGCTTTCATGTGGCTCATGTTTTTAGGAAAAAACTTAAGTCATTTGATTTTGCCACTTTTTGTAAGTTCGTTGCAACTTGTCCTGACGAGTTTTCAGAAATTCACTTTAAGTCGCAAACAAGCTATTTGAGTACTTCAGAAGGCTTAATAAAAGATCTTTATTTGGTACGCTTGGAGAATTATGAGAATGAAATGAAAGTTCTCTTTGCTGACGTTGGCGAAGAAATCGATGTTCCACATAAGAATAGGTCTAGACCTAAAAAAGGTAATTATCTTAGTGATTATTACACTCCTGAACTTATAAAAATTGTGAATGAGCGTTATGAAGAAGATTTTATTAATTTCGGGTATGAATTTTTGTAG